A genomic stretch from Tenrec ecaudatus isolate mTenEca1 chromosome X, mTenEca1.hap1, whole genome shotgun sequence includes:
- the TIMM17B gene encoding mitochondrial import inner membrane translocase subunit Tim17-B, whose product MEEYAREPCPWRIVDDCGGAFTMGVMGGGVFQAIKGFRNAPAGIRHRLRGSVSAVRIRSPQIGGSFAVWGGLFSTIDCGLVRLRGKEDPWNSITSGALTGAVLAARSGPLAMVGSAMMGGILLALIEGVGILLTRYTAQQFRNVPPFLEDPNQQPPKEGAPAPGYPGYQQYH is encoded by the exons ATGGAGGAGTACGCGCGGGAGCCTTG CCCATGGCGCATTGTGGATGATTGTGGTGGAGCCTTCACCATGGGTGTCATGGGTGGCGGAGTCTTCCAGGCCATCAAAGGCTTCCGCAATGCCCCTGCT GGGATTCGCCACCGTTTGAGAGGCAGTGTCAGTGCTGTGAGGATTCGAAGCCCCCAGATCGGAG GTAGCTTTGCGGTGTGGGGGGGCCTGTTCTCCACCATTGACTGTGGCTTGGTGCGGCTGCGGGGCAAGGAAGACCCCTGGAACTCCATCACCAGTGGAGCATTGACTGGTGCTGTGCTGGCAGCCCGCA GCGGCCCACTGGCCATGGTGGGCTCAGCCATGATGGGGGGCATCCTGTTGGCCCTCATCGAGGGTGTCGGCATCCTCCTCACTCGCTACACTGCCCAGCAGTTCCGCAACG TGCCCCCATTCCTGGAGgaccccaaccagcagccccccaaggAGGGTGCTCCAGCCCCAGGCTATCCTGGCTACCAGCAGTACCACTGA